The Ahaetulla prasina isolate Xishuangbanna chromosome 4, ASM2864084v1, whole genome shotgun sequence genome has a window encoding:
- the LOC131198196 gene encoding somatotropin-like encodes MTGTEKKFVLAVEDSTKGRPVSSKTPFADTATRKDTWQGCAGQSSHPAINKEQSLAKLASNKLGERTDWLAKERHVLGFGILEENEEENEEEELLSFCSAMAASSFWICKYFGATLGPLLVVTAQNGRGSRNKKTEEHLCDLLIQHGFRSQPPSSSSAGTSRPSSLLTTGLLILAMQWTDGGAFPTVPLSSLFTNAVLRAQHLHQLATNTYKEFERSYIPEEQRYSMKNSQTVYCYSDTIPSPTRKEETQQKTDIELLRFSRILIQSWLNPVRFLSRMFTNSLVFGTSDRVYEKLQDLEQGIQVLMREVHNGTSQGLQLVRPTYEKFELNLRSEVALLKNYNLLSCFKKDLHKVETFLRVMKCRRFREISCVP; translated from the exons ATGACGGGGACAGAAAAGAAGTTTGTGCTAGCTGTGGAGGATTCCACCAAAGGCAGACCTGTCAGTTCAAAGACGCCATTTGCAGACACTGCAACAAGAAAGGACACTTGGCAAGGGTGTGCAGGGCAATCCAGCCATCCAGCTATAAACAAAGAGCAGTCACTAGCCAAACTGGCCAGCAACAAACTAGGAGAAAGGACAGACTGGCTAGCAAAAGAAAGGCAC gttctcgGATTCGGAATCCTGGAAGAGAATGAGgaggagaatgaggaggaggagctg CTCAGCTTTTGCTCAGCTATGGCAGCTTCTTCCTTCTGGATTTGCAAGTACTTTGGGGCCACCCTGGGACCCTTGCTTGTAGTCACAG CTCAGAATGGAAGGGGCAGCAGAAACAAGAAAACTGAAGAACACCTCTGTGATTTGCTGATACAACATGGCTTCAG AAGCCAACCTCCTTCATCTTCCTCTGCAGGGACCAGTAGACCGTCCTCTTTGCTTACCACTGGCTTGCTTATCTTGGCTATGCAATGGACAGACGGAGGAGCCTTCCCCACAGTGCCACTCTCCAGTCTGTTTACCAATGCTGTGTTAAGAGCACAGCACCTCCATCAGCTCGCAACAAATACCTACAAAGAATTT GAGCGTTCCTATATCCCAGAAGAGCAGCGATACTCCATGAAGAATTCTCAGACTGTATATTGTTATTCTGACACTATCCCTTCACCCACGAGGAAAGAGGAAACTCAACAAAAAACA GACATAGAACTGCTGAGGTTTTCACGGATTCTCATTCAGTCCTGGCTAAATCCTGTACGGTTTCTAAGCAGGATGTTTACAAACAGTCTTGTATTTGGGACCTCAGACAGAGTCTACGAAAAACTCCAAGACCTGGAACAAGGTATCCAAGTTCTTATGAGG GAGGTCCACAATGGCACTTCCCAGGGTCTTCAACTGGTTAGACCCACCTATGAAAAATTTGAATTAAATCTCCGGAGTGAAGTCGCTTTGCTGAAAAACTACAATCTCTTGTCCTGCTTCAAGAAAGACCTGCACAAAGTGGAGACCTTCCTGCGAGTGATGAAATGCCGTCGTTTTAGAGAAATCAGCTGTGTCCCCTAA